A region of the Enterobacter ludwigii genome:
ATAACGTGGTGATCCACGAAAACGGTATTGAGAATATGACGCGAGACCTGAAGCTGGCCTGATGGATAGCTGGCTGATACCGGCTGAACCGGTCACCTTTGTTGAGGAAATTAAGAAGAGTCGATTCATTACGCTGCTGGCACATACCGACGGCGTTGAGGCGGCAAAAGCGTTTGTTGAGTCCGTTCGCGCGCAACACCCTGACGCACGTCACCATTGCGTGGCATGGGTGGCAGGGCCGCCGAACGATTCACAACAGCTGGGGTTTTCCGATGACGGTGAACCGGCAGGCACAGCCGGTAAACCCATGCTCTCCCAGTTGATGGGCAGCGGCGTGGGTGAAATCACCGCCGTGGTCGTTCGCTACTATGGCGGTATCTTATTAGGCACGGGTGGACTGGTTAAAGCGTATGGCGGTGGGGTTCAGCAGGCACTGAATATGCTGATTACCACCCGCAAAACGCCGCTCACCGAATATACTTTATTGTGCGATTACGGCCAGTTATCCGGCATTGAGGCATTGCTAAAGCAGTTTAACGGCGTCATCGCGCACAGTGACTATCAGGCAATGGTGCAACTGCGCGTGGCGCTTCCGCAGGCGGAACTGGCTGCTTTTTCAGCAAAGTTGGCGGATTTTAGTCGCGGTTCGTTGCAATTGCTGCCGATTGAAGAATAATCCCCACCTCACTTTTTTGAATACCAAAGGAAGCGGCAGAGATGCATTTTCGCGCCATTACCCGAATCGTTGGACTGCTGGTCATACTTTTTTCCGGGACGATGATTCTCCCAGGACTGGTAGCGCTTATCTACCGGGACGGCGCGGGGCGGGCATTTACCCAGACCTTCTTTGTCGCGCTGGCGATTGGCTCACTGCTGTGGTGGCCAAACCGTCGTCAAAAGGGTGAGCTGAAA
Encoded here:
- a CDS encoding IMPACT family protein, with the translated sequence MDSWLIPAEPVTFVEEIKKSRFITLLAHTDGVEAAKAFVESVRAQHPDARHHCVAWVAGPPNDSQQLGFSDDGEPAGTAGKPMLSQLMGSGVGEITAVVVRYYGGILLGTGGLVKAYGGGVQQALNMLITTRKTPLTEYTLLCDYGQLSGIEALLKQFNGVIAHSDYQAMVQLRVALPQAELAAFSAKLADFSRGSLQLLPIEE